The following are from one region of the Moritella sp. 24 genome:
- a CDS encoding LysR substrate-binding domain-containing protein — protein sequence MNLSLKQLRVFVAVSQQQSITHAAKHLFLTKAAVSMALSELENQLGQQLFDRTNNRLHLNPYGQRLLPVADELLHRAASIDTLFQQSGQLIGELAIGASETIGNQICPWLIAQFRQQTAHTQQTLHISNSAKIAEMILHYQLDMGLIEGDVNHNDIETIPWIKDEMCIIAASDHPLLTKTVLQLADLTDNPWVLREVGSGSRAFFDGHIAPSIPQWQLAYQLNSIEAQLNFVAAGLGLACVSKFSATHALANKRVRILQLDKKLERQYKIIMHKQKFKSELITAFTEFSQQWDSTALIST from the coding sequence ATGAATTTATCATTAAAACAATTACGTGTATTTGTTGCCGTGAGTCAACAGCAAAGTATTACTCATGCTGCTAAGCATTTATTTCTAACCAAAGCAGCCGTGAGCATGGCATTAAGCGAGCTTGAAAATCAGCTAGGGCAGCAACTTTTTGACCGTACAAATAACCGCTTGCACCTTAATCCATACGGCCAACGCTTATTACCTGTCGCCGATGAACTACTGCACCGCGCAGCAAGTATTGATACCCTGTTTCAACAATCTGGTCAGCTTATTGGAGAGTTAGCCATAGGGGCAAGTGAAACCATAGGAAATCAAATATGTCCTTGGTTAATTGCACAATTTAGACAGCAAACAGCACACACGCAGCAAACCTTACACATCAGTAACAGCGCGAAGATTGCCGAGATGATATTACACTACCAACTGGATATGGGACTGATTGAAGGTGACGTAAACCATAATGACATCGAAACTATTCCTTGGATAAAAGATGAAATGTGTATCATTGCGGCCTCTGATCACCCGCTACTGACAAAAACAGTATTACAGCTCGCAGACCTCACAGATAATCCATGGGTTCTACGTGAAGTAGGCTCTGGTAGTCGTGCTTTCTTTGATGGCCATATTGCCCCAAGCATTCCGCAATGGCAGCTTGCTTACCAGCTCAACTCTATCGAAGCACAACTTAACTTTGTTGCAGCAGGACTCGGACTCGCTTGCGTATCTAAATTCAGTGCAACACATGCGTTAGCAAACAAGCGCGTACGTATATTACAGCTCGATAAAAAATTAGAGCGGCAGTATAAAATTATTATGCACAAACAAAAATTCAAAAGTGAATTAATCACCGCATTTACCGAGTTTAGCCAACAATGGGATAGCACCGCATTAATTAGCACATAA
- a CDS encoding TDT family transporter, with amino-acid sequence MLNQIRSNFKLLPTPAAGLALGISSLGALWESEYGFHGYIKIVTAIIAAVILISLLLRFIIHPKTLWNDLSHHVVGSVVPTFAMGTMVVSNSLFSSYPVVSTGIWLTAIAVHLVFLVLFLYHRFQDMQLHHMVPSWFVPPIGLVVAVFTCPQPEQFQSICYAILAFGIVNYALLLPVMLNRLIFGDKIQAGAKPSIAILAAPASLCLTGYLDFMSQPSPIIVAVLLGIALLMTVVTYMALLHLARLTFNPGFAAFTFPLVISAKALYSVGDWFERIGIASHYISQLHTVALFELLATTAVVTWVAVCYLKCLVIKLHAMYTARQAQITVLV; translated from the coding sequence ATGTTAAACCAAATTAGAAGTAATTTTAAACTCTTACCAACGCCAGCAGCAGGTCTTGCTTTAGGTATATCATCACTGGGCGCATTGTGGGAGTCAGAATATGGCTTTCATGGTTATATCAAAATAGTGACTGCAATTATTGCTGCTGTGATTCTTATCTCATTGTTATTACGCTTTATTATTCATCCCAAAACACTTTGGAATGACTTGTCTCATCACGTTGTCGGTAGTGTCGTTCCAACATTTGCGATGGGAACAATGGTTGTATCAAATTCGTTATTTTCGTCATACCCTGTGGTATCAACAGGTATTTGGCTGACTGCAATCGCAGTACATTTGGTCTTTTTAGTGCTGTTTCTTTACCACCGCTTTCAAGATATGCAGCTACATCATATGGTTCCAAGCTGGTTTGTGCCACCTATTGGTTTAGTTGTTGCTGTATTTACCTGTCCTCAACCTGAACAATTTCAATCTATTTGTTATGCGATTTTAGCATTTGGTATCGTCAATTATGCATTGTTATTACCTGTGATGCTCAATCGTCTTATTTTTGGTGACAAAATTCAAGCGGGAGCAAAACCATCAATTGCAATATTAGCGGCGCCTGCGAGTCTTTGTTTAACAGGGTATTTAGATTTTATGTCACAACCATCGCCAATTATTGTTGCGGTATTACTCGGTATTGCATTACTGATGACGGTCGTTACTTACATGGCGTTACTGCATCTTGCTCGCTTAACATTTAATCCTGGTTTTGCAGCCTTTACATTCCCGTTAGTGATTAGTGCTAAAGCGCTTTATAGCGTCGGTGATTGGTTCGAACGTATTGGCATTGCCTCGCACTATATCTCTCAATTGCATACAGTTGCTTTATTTGAATTATTAGCAACTACAGCCGTCGTGACTTGGGTTGCTGTATGTTACTTAAAATGTTTAGTCATTAAATTACACGCTATGTATACCGCACGCCAAGCTCAGATTACGGTATTAGTATAA
- a CDS encoding HD-GYP domain-containing protein, whose amino-acid sequence MYIEQDITDVAVGAYIEKITFQTGSFRLTQAEWVKSEIVINKLIELGIKRVLVDTEKFDAQMAAGAVARGNSTKNDEKHKYKERVTQAKALISTSKDVQKKLFKHIEEGLEIDLCSVKTLTTELIDTLFTNSDALMCAINIRNKDEYLLEHSFAVSMLMALFARYIGIEKATIRELAIGAFLHDIGKIRTPDEILNKPGKLTVDEFAVMKLHVNHSIDIIKSIPGISKTSLDVAAQHHEKLNGGGYPLGLSGQQISKYGRMLSICDIYDALTANRCYKEGSTQLKAFGILRSLAQDGQLDLSLVHAFIKCMGIYPVGSLVKLNSNRLAIVEGYNHADPIRPKVNSFYCLNTKDFELSNKIDLSMVEDEISSSVRADDFDLDMEEIMRFLVSEA is encoded by the coding sequence ATGTATATAGAACAAGATATTACTGATGTTGCTGTTGGTGCATACATCGAGAAGATAACATTTCAAACAGGCAGTTTCAGACTTACTCAAGCAGAGTGGGTTAAAAGTGAAATAGTGATTAATAAGCTGATTGAATTAGGTATTAAACGCGTACTCGTGGATACCGAAAAGTTTGATGCACAAATGGCTGCAGGTGCTGTTGCTCGTGGTAACTCAACAAAAAATGACGAAAAGCATAAATATAAAGAGAGGGTGACACAAGCTAAAGCGCTTATTTCAACCTCTAAAGATGTACAGAAAAAACTATTCAAGCATATTGAAGAAGGGTTGGAAATCGACCTTTGTTCTGTCAAAACCCTCACCACTGAATTAATCGATACCTTATTTACTAACTCAGATGCATTGATGTGTGCGATTAATATTCGTAATAAAGATGAGTATTTGTTAGAGCATTCATTTGCGGTATCGATGCTCATGGCATTGTTTGCTCGTTATATCGGGATTGAAAAAGCAACGATTAGAGAGTTAGCCATTGGTGCTTTCTTGCATGATATTGGCAAAATACGCACACCAGATGAAATTTTAAATAAACCGGGTAAATTGACCGTTGATGAATTTGCAGTGATGAAATTACATGTTAATCACTCTATCGATATTATTAAATCAATACCGGGTATTTCTAAAACCAGCTTGGATGTGGCAGCGCAGCACCATGAAAAGCTGAATGGCGGTGGTTACCCTCTCGGTCTTTCAGGTCAACAGATATCTAAATACGGCAGGATGCTGTCGATTTGCGATATTTATGACGCATTAACGGCAAACCGTTGTTATAAAGAAGGTTCAACCCAGCTAAAAGCATTTGGTATTCTGCGTAGCCTTGCGCAAGATGGGCAATTAGATCTGAGCTTGGTTCATGCTTTTATTAAATGTATGGGGATTTATCCGGTAGGCTCACTGGTTAAACTAAACTCTAATCGTTTAGCCATCGTCGAAGGTTATAATCATGCAGACCCAATTCGCCCGAAAGTGAACTCGTTTTACTGTTTAAATACAAAAGATTTTGAATTATCAAATAAGATCGATTTATCTATGGTAGAAGACGAGATTTCAAGCTCTGTCAGAGCAGATGATTTTGACTTAGATATGGAAGAAATAATGCGTTTCTTAGTTAGCGAAGCGTAG
- a CDS encoding undecaprenyl-diphosphatase — MEQLNTALFNSINQFAGQNQLLDYIFIIAAEGFPYFFIAFVIAVWFRSTEQSKRYLIGATLASVVGISINSLIAKVYFHPRPFMNDLGTTLVEHTANSSFPSDHTTFMFCIAISLLFYQTTRKMALGLTTLALIGGLSRVYIGVHFPFDIAGAFIVSALSALIVHSVRHKLLTVYDMIIITGNRLTNSAS, encoded by the coding sequence ATGGAACAACTAAATACCGCACTTTTTAACAGCATTAATCAATTTGCTGGGCAGAATCAATTACTTGATTACATTTTCATTATTGCAGCCGAAGGGTTTCCCTATTTCTTTATCGCATTCGTCATTGCGGTCTGGTTTCGCAGTACGGAACAATCTAAGCGTTATCTGATTGGTGCAACACTGGCATCGGTTGTTGGTATTAGCATCAATTCGCTTATTGCAAAGGTGTACTTCCACCCTCGCCCATTCATGAATGATCTTGGTACAACACTTGTCGAGCACACTGCAAACTCGTCATTTCCATCAGACCATACGACGTTTATGTTTTGTATCGCAATCAGTTTACTGTTCTATCAAACAACAAGAAAAATGGCACTTGGGTTGACTACACTAGCCCTAATTGGCGGTCTTTCCCGTGTTTATATTGGTGTGCATTTTCCTTTTGATATTGCAGGCGCGTTCATCGTATCAGCCTTATCGGCCCTGATAGTACATAGCGTAAGACACAAGCTGCTTACTGTTTATGACATGATTATCATCACGGGTAATCGATTAACAAATAGCGCATCGTAA
- a CDS encoding urate hydroxylase PuuD — MDPHITEWLNLAIRWMHMIFGIAWIGASFYFVWLENHLNRINPKTGLAGDLWAIHGGGIYHLEKYKLAPAKMPETLHWFKWEAYTTFLSGISLLTVVYYFNAQSMLISPESGLTEWQGIAIGIATIVVGWIVYHLLCESPLAQKPALMGLVLLLMIIAVAYGLSTVFTGRAAYIHVGAMIGSIMVGNVFFVIMPGQRKMVAAVSKGEQPDPKDPAKALLRSRHNNYLTLPVLFIMISNHFPSTYGSEYNWLILAAVSIISVLVRHYFNTRHQHQKYAWTLPFAAFAMITLAYVTKPTADNSAPQVAFSEVQSIVAERCAICHATSGVAPMAGVHLNTPENIKLNSDRVLSAVRNRVMPQGNITKMTDDERTVVINWINQGAKI, encoded by the coding sequence ATGGATCCGCATATTACGGAATGGCTGAATCTTGCGATTCGATGGATGCATATGATTTTTGGTATCGCGTGGATCGGTGCCTCATTTTATTTTGTTTGGCTAGAGAATCACCTTAATCGTATTAACCCAAAAACCGGTTTAGCGGGTGATCTTTGGGCTATTCATGGTGGTGGTATTTATCATTTAGAAAAATACAAACTCGCACCAGCAAAAATGCCAGAAACACTGCATTGGTTTAAGTGGGAAGCCTATACAACGTTCCTCAGTGGTATTTCACTATTAACGGTCGTGTATTACTTTAATGCGCAATCCATGTTGATATCACCCGAGTCTGGCTTAACAGAATGGCAAGGTATTGCGATTGGTATCGCGACAATTGTTGTGGGCTGGATTGTTTACCATCTATTATGTGAATCACCATTAGCACAGAAGCCTGCATTAATGGGACTCGTATTACTACTGATGATTATTGCCGTCGCCTATGGGTTATCGACTGTCTTTACAGGTCGCGCCGCTTACATTCATGTGGGTGCAATGATAGGTTCAATCATGGTGGGTAACGTGTTCTTTGTGATCATGCCGGGCCAGCGTAAAATGGTTGCAGCAGTATCAAAGGGTGAACAACCAGATCCAAAAGATCCAGCGAAAGCATTATTACGTTCACGCCATAATAACTACCTGACTTTACCAGTGTTATTTATCATGATCAGTAATCACTTTCCAAGTACGTATGGCAGTGAGTACAATTGGTTGATATTAGCAGCTGTGTCTATTATTAGTGTGTTAGTACGCCATTACTTTAACACCCGTCATCAGCACCAGAAATATGCGTGGACGTTACCGTTTGCCGCTTTCGCGATGATCACGTTAGCGTATGTGACTAAACCGACAGCTGACAATAGCGCACCACAAGTGGCATTTAGTGAAGTACAAAGTATTGTCGCAGAGCGTTGTGCAATATGCCATGCAACAAGCGGTGTTGCTCCGATGGCAGGTGTACATCTGAATACACCAGAAAACATCAAACTGAATTCAGATCGCGTATTATCAGCAGTACGTAATCGAGTAATGCCGCAAGGTAACATTACTAAGATGACAGATGATGAACGCACAGTCGTGATTAATTGGATTAACCAAGGTGCTAAAATATAA
- a CDS encoding ureidoglycolate lyase: MTSTITLEPLTAEAFKPYGDVIATADRDYFMINNGSTRRYHQLANVDTEGGSAIISIFQATPLVYPLSVTMMERHPLGSQAFIPLLGNAYLILVAAPTRDLNSDRLDSQTIRGFISDGSQGVNYHKGVWHHPILALTDQDQFLVVDRAGSGNNCEEVHFSDAETRVLEIPVSRL, translated from the coding sequence ATGACTAGCACCATTACACTTGAGCCATTAACAGCCGAGGCATTTAAACCTTACGGGGATGTGATCGCAACGGCTGATCGTGATTATTTCATGATCAACAATGGATCTACCCGTCGTTACCATCAACTTGCCAATGTCGATACTGAAGGTGGAAGTGCCATTATCAGTATTTTTCAAGCAACACCGCTTGTTTATCCATTATCGGTAACCATGATGGAGCGCCACCCATTAGGCTCGCAGGCTTTCATTCCTTTGCTTGGTAATGCCTATTTAATTTTAGTCGCAGCACCAACCCGAGATCTAAATAGTGATCGGTTAGACAGTCAGACTATACGTGGGTTTATCAGTGATGGTTCACAAGGTGTTAATTATCACAAGGGTGTATGGCATCACCCTATTCTTGCATTAACAGATCAAGACCAGTTTTTAGTGGTTGATCGTGCTGGCTCAGGTAATAACTGTGAAGAAGTGCATTTTAGTGATGCTGAAACTCGTGTACTTGAAATACCAGTCAGTAGGCTTTAA
- the alc gene encoding allantoicase, translating into MTTVLNFDRHINLADENLGAEAIFATDDFFADKQRMLKKEAAVFVPDLYDENGKWMDGWESRRKRHEGYDYCVVRLGLPGSIEGLNIDTSNFTGNYAPSASVDACFIADGQDPQEDTTWTEILGSESLQGDSEHLFSLTSDTVYTHVRLNIYPDGGVARLRIYGKPSINWNDISADQEIDLAATVNGGRAIACNDEHFGVMGNLLNPGRGINMGDGWETARRRTPGNDWVIIALGNKGSINRIEIDTAHFKGNFPDSVNIQAACVAGGTEEQIQAQSLFWRELLPAQKLSADNIHHYQEQVNTLGDITHIRVNIYPDGGISRVRLYGTVSK; encoded by the coding sequence ATGACAACAGTATTAAACTTTGACCGCCATATTAACCTTGCCGATGAAAACCTAGGCGCTGAAGCTATTTTTGCAACGGATGATTTTTTCGCAGATAAACAACGCATGCTAAAAAAAGAAGCGGCGGTATTTGTACCCGACTTGTACGATGAAAATGGTAAATGGATGGACGGTTGGGAATCTCGCCGTAAGCGTCATGAAGGTTATGACTATTGTGTTGTTCGTCTTGGTTTACCCGGTTCGATTGAAGGCTTAAACATTGATACATCAAACTTCACAGGAAATTACGCACCTTCAGCGTCTGTTGATGCCTGCTTTATTGCTGATGGCCAAGACCCTCAAGAAGATACAACATGGACAGAGATCTTAGGGTCTGAATCTTTGCAGGGAGATAGCGAACATTTATTCAGCCTAACCAGTGATACTGTTTATACCCACGTACGTCTTAATATCTATCCTGACGGTGGCGTGGCACGTTTACGTATTTACGGTAAACCAAGTATTAACTGGAATGACATCAGCGCGGATCAAGAAATTGACCTTGCAGCAACCGTTAATGGTGGTCGTGCGATAGCCTGTAATGATGAACATTTTGGCGTAATGGGGAACTTATTAAACCCAGGTCGTGGTATCAACATGGGTGATGGCTGGGAAACTGCTCGTCGTCGCACACCGGGTAATGACTGGGTAATTATCGCGTTAGGTAACAAGGGCTCTATTAACCGTATTGAAATTGATACTGCACACTTTAAAGGTAACTTCCCAGACTCAGTAAACATCCAAGCAGCCTGTGTCGCTGGCGGTACAGAGGAGCAGATCCAAGCGCAGAGTTTATTCTGGCGTGAACTGTTACCAGCACAAAAATTATCTGCTGATAATATTCACCATTACCAAGAACAAGTGAACACGCTCGGTGATATCACGCATATCCGCGTTAACATTTATCCTGATGGCGGCATTAGTCGTGTTCGTTTGTACGGCACTGTATCAAAATGA
- the uraD gene encoding 2-oxo-4-hydroxy-4-carboxy-5-ureidoimidazoline decarboxylase: MTHFSTCIPTQLSQPDFIAVFADIYEHSPWVAEEAYQQYLHQGIDGDINEIAILQECMANILLAASDVKKLALINAHPDLAGRAAVNGELTAASTSEQSGAGIDQCTPEEFTRFTQLNDAYKAKFNFPFIKAVRGANRFLILADFKRRIQNDIDTEFKQALVEINKIAAFRLNDL; this comes from the coding sequence ATGACACATTTTAGTACCTGCATTCCCACTCAATTATCTCAGCCTGATTTTATTGCTGTGTTTGCTGATATATACGAACACAGCCCTTGGGTTGCAGAGGAAGCCTATCAACAATACCTGCATCAAGGTATCGATGGCGATATTAATGAAATAGCGATCTTACAAGAATGTATGGCCAATATTTTATTAGCCGCAAGCGATGTTAAAAAGCTTGCTTTAATCAATGCCCATCCCGATTTAGCTGGGCGTGCCGCGGTGAATGGTGAATTAACAGCAGCCTCAACATCAGAGCAGTCAGGTGCCGGTATTGATCAATGTACTCCTGAAGAATTTACCCGTTTCACGCAACTCAACGATGCTTACAAAGCGAAGTTCAACTTCCCTTTTATTAAAGCAGTGCGTGGCGCAAACCGCTTTCTAATCTTAGCGGATTTTAAACGTCGCATTCAAAACGATATCGACACCGAATTCAAGCAAGCGCTAGTAGAAATAAACAAAATAGCCGCATTTCGCTTAAACGATTTATAA
- the puuE gene encoding allantoinase PuuE: MTVAYPRNLIGYGQDVPRANWPNKARLAISFVLNYEEGGERCVLHGDSESEAFLSEMPGAVPLQGVRNLSMESCYEYGSRVGVWRLLNLFDEYQIPLTIFAVAMALERHPDVAKAFVAANHEICSHGYRWLDYQYTDEAEEKEHLYKAIDIIKALTGKRPTGWYTGRLGPNTRRLVAEEGGFLYDSDAYDDDLPYWVKANNKPHLVIPYTLDVNDMRFATPQGFNSGEQFFQYLKDSFDTLYEEGATSPKMMSVGLHCRLIGRPGRIASLKRFLDYVKQHDDVWLCTREQIANHWLENHPYQES, translated from the coding sequence ATGACTGTTGCCTATCCCAGAAATCTTATTGGTTATGGCCAAGATGTGCCACGTGCCAATTGGCCTAACAAAGCACGTTTAGCAATTTCATTTGTACTTAATTACGAAGAAGGTGGCGAACGTTGTGTATTGCATGGTGATAGTGAGTCAGAAGCCTTTCTATCTGAAATGCCCGGTGCAGTACCATTACAGGGTGTGCGTAATCTCAGTATGGAATCTTGTTATGAGTATGGCAGCCGTGTCGGTGTTTGGCGTCTATTAAACTTATTCGATGAATATCAAATACCACTGACCATATTTGCAGTCGCAATGGCCCTAGAAAGACACCCTGATGTAGCAAAAGCCTTTGTTGCTGCTAATCACGAGATCTGCAGTCATGGTTATCGTTGGCTGGATTATCAGTACACCGACGAAGCCGAAGAAAAAGAACATTTATATAAAGCCATCGATATTATCAAAGCACTAACAGGCAAACGTCCGACAGGCTGGTATACCGGTCGATTGGGACCAAATACACGTCGCTTAGTCGCAGAAGAAGGTGGTTTTTTGTATGACTCTGATGCGTATGACGATGACCTGCCCTATTGGGTCAAAGCCAACAACAAGCCCCACTTAGTGATCCCTTATACATTAGATGTGAATGACATGCGCTTTGCCACACCACAAGGCTTTAACAGTGGCGAGCAGTTCTTTCAGTACTTAAAAGACAGCTTTGACACCCTTTACGAAGAAGGCGCGACATCACCCAAAATGATGTCTGTCGGTTTACATTGCCGCTTAATCGGTCGCCCGGGACGAATTGCATCACTCAAACGTTTTTTAGATTACGTTAAACAACATGATGATGTGTGGTTATGCACTCGAGAGCAAATCGCCAATCACTGGCTTGAAAATCATCCTTATCAGGAATCATAA
- the uraH gene encoding hydroxyisourate hydrolase gives MSGLSTHVLDTANGVPGAGITIKLYRVEADQLHLLVSTVTNSDGRTDALLLTSDELRIGQYQLQFDTADYFRSRGAPVPETAFLDDIVIRFGINNTEEHYHVPLLVSPFSYSTYRGS, from the coding sequence ATGAGTGGACTCAGTACACATGTACTTGATACAGCGAATGGCGTACCCGGTGCAGGGATTACGATTAAATTATATAGGGTAGAAGCAGATCAATTACATTTGCTCGTCTCAACAGTGACAAACAGCGATGGGCGTACCGATGCATTGCTATTAACCAGTGATGAACTGCGTATTGGTCAGTATCAACTACAATTTGATACGGCTGATTATTTTCGTTCACGTGGCGCACCTGTCCCTGAAACCGCTTTTTTAGATGATATTGTTATTCGTTTTGGCATTAACAATACTGAAGAGCATTATCATGTGCCGCTATTAGTATCGCCATTTAGCTATTCAACTTATCGGGGTAGTTAG
- a CDS encoding NCS2 family permease, protein MDKTQQGTELQGSPKGGLLERLFKLSEHGTTVKTELMAGLTTFVTMAYIIFVNPDIMSKTGMDKDALIVATCIGAAIGCMLMGLYANWPVGLAPGMGLNAFFTYTVVFDMGYTWQVAMAAVFVSGVLFAMMSFYKIREWILDSIPQSLRYAMTAGVGLFLGIIGFKSAGIVVASQPTLVTMGNFKEPSVLLAGLTFLIIGSLFRRNLFGAVLVGMLVTTLAGIPLGLVSAPATIISTPPSIAPLFMAMDFEHLFYSAEGLFNVGMTSVIISFLFVNMFDTAGTLMGVADKANLINEKGEIENLKKSLKADSVSSVLGACVGCPPVTSYVESASGVAAGGRTGLTAVTVGVLFLAATFFTDVALIIPSYATAGALIFVSFLMMSGLSKINWDEFTDYVPACITAIMMAFTFSIANGIALGFIAYTFLKVGSGKASEISISIWVLTAVFVAKLAFM, encoded by the coding sequence ATGGATAAAACACAACAAGGAACTGAGCTGCAGGGATCACCTAAAGGTGGTTTACTAGAGCGGTTATTTAAACTCTCTGAGCATGGCACAACAGTGAAAACCGAGCTGATGGCAGGGTTAACAACCTTTGTTACTATGGCTTACATTATTTTTGTAAACCCAGACATTATGTCAAAAACTGGTATGGATAAGGATGCGCTAATTGTTGCAACTTGTATCGGTGCGGCAATTGGTTGTATGTTGATGGGTCTCTATGCTAACTGGCCTGTCGGCCTTGCACCGGGCATGGGGCTTAATGCTTTCTTTACGTATACTGTTGTATTTGACATGGGTTATACATGGCAGGTTGCGATGGCGGCGGTATTCGTGTCAGGCGTACTGTTTGCGATGATGAGCTTTTATAAGATCCGAGAATGGATATTAGACAGTATTCCGCAAAGTTTACGCTATGCAATGACCGCGGGTGTTGGTCTATTCTTAGGTATCATTGGGTTTAAAAGTGCAGGGATCGTTGTTGCCTCTCAACCTACGTTAGTGACGATGGGTAATTTTAAAGAGCCAAGCGTCTTACTTGCCGGATTAACTTTTCTTATTATTGGTTCATTATTCCGCCGAAACTTATTTGGTGCGGTATTAGTGGGTATGTTAGTCACAACACTTGCTGGTATTCCACTAGGTTTAGTTTCTGCGCCTGCTACTATTATTTCTACACCACCAAGCATTGCACCTTTATTCATGGCGATGGATTTTGAGCACCTGTTTTATAGCGCAGAAGGCTTATTTAATGTCGGCATGACGAGTGTTATTATTTCATTCTTGTTTGTGAACATGTTTGATACGGCTGGCACGTTAATGGGTGTCGCGGATAAAGCGAATCTGATTAATGAAAAAGGTGAGATTGAAAACCTGAAAAAATCATTAAAAGCCGATTCTGTATCAAGTGTGCTAGGTGCGTGTGTTGGTTGCCCGCCTGTTACGTCATATGTTGAAAGTGCATCTGGTGTTGCTGCTGGTGGCCGAACAGGTTTAACAGCGGTCACTGTTGGCGTATTATTCTTAGCGGCGACTTTCTTTACTGATGTGGCGTTAATTATTCCAAGTTATGCGACTGCAGGCGCACTTATCTTTGTATCATTTTTAATGATGAGCGGTTTGAGTAAAATTAACTGGGATGAGTTTACCGATTATGTACCTGCCTGCATTACTGCGATAATGATGGCATTTACCTTCTCGATTGCGAATGGTATTGCACTTGGTTTTATTGCTTATACGTTCTTAAAAGTAGGTTCAGGCAAAGCGAGCGAGATATCAATTAGTATTTGGGTATTAACAGCAGTGTTCGTGGCTAAATTAGCATTTATGTAA